Part of the Thermoplasmata archaeon genome, CGAGGACGGTCTCCCCGAGAAGCGAGAACATGCGGACGAGGCGCTCCGGTATCGCGAGCGGGAAGGCGGCGCTACGCCGGCCGGTGCCGCCCTGGCGCGCCCCGCGGACATCGGACCAGATCTGGCTGAACCAGCGGTCCCGCTCCGCGCGAGAGTACCGGCTCGCTTCGCGGGCCGCGTCGTGCGGCGGGAGGCGTCGCAGCCGGCCCTTGCGGAACAGGAGGACGAACTCGCAGTCGAGCGTCACATAGGCGTTGGGCGGCAGGAAGCCGCTGCCGAGGAACGCGTTCGGCCGGTTCGTCGGCTTCTTCCAGAGCACGTACGGCAGCGGAACGAAGCCGGCCCGTTCGGCCGCGAGGAGGGTCGCCGCATGGTTCGGCCAGAGCCGGAACTCCCCGCGGCGCGAGCGGAGGGCGTCGCCGACGTTGATCGAAAGGAGGCCGCCCGGCACGAGGACCCGATGGCACGCGCCCCAGGCCGCCTCGAGCACTCCGAGCATGCCCGCGTAGTCCACGGCCCCCAGCGCCCGGAACAGCGCGTCCCACTGGGGGATCATCGGATACGGAGGCGAGGTCACCACGAGGTGGACCGAACCGCTCGGGATGCCGTCGAGCCGCCGGGCATCGCCGTGGTACAGGGTCACCCGACCGGCGGCGCGCCGAGCCACGGCGGGGCACCGGGATGACCGTTAATACGCCCCGCCTCCTCGGAACGCCATGCGGCTCGAGCGGCCGGTACTCCAGGTCGCGCTCGACTTCGAGAACCTGTCGCGCGCCCTCGTCGCCGCGAAGGAGGCGGTGGAGGGCGGCGCCGACTGGGTCGAGGCGGGCACGCCACTGATCAAGAGCGAGGGGCTCGACGCGGTGCGGGAGCTCAAGAAGGCGTTCCCCGACCGCCGCATCGTCGCCGACATGAAGGTGATGGACACGGGCGCCTTCGAGGTCGAGATCGCGG contains:
- a CDS encoding site-specific DNA-methyltransferase gives rise to the protein MARRAAGRVTLYHGDARRLDGIPSGSVHLVVTSPPYPMIPQWDALFRALGAVDYAGMLGVLEAAWGACHRVLVPGGLLSINVGDALRSRRGEFRLWPNHAATLLAAERAGFVPLPYVLWKKPTNRPNAFLGSGFLPPNAYVTLDCEFVLLFRKGRLRRLPPHDAAREASRYSRAERDRWFSQIWSDVRGARQGGTGRRSAAFPLAIPERLVRMFSLLGETVLDPFAGTGTTLLAASALGRQAIGVEWDPVVFADLAERGRRLGWTVASPSVAAVGERGARAPLLRRS